One genomic region from Prunus persica cultivar Lovell chromosome G3, Prunus_persica_NCBIv2, whole genome shotgun sequence encodes:
- the LOC18788100 gene encoding protein S-acyltransferase 18 isoform X2: MNRRRHGWQRPFHPLQIVGIAVYSFLVVSFYTFFGLFLGNRIAEITVTTIFSFVAVSVMFLFIRCTATDPTDKTSLRKKKPKARKGYPKLNYGFILGQIIVRFFRRMERKILRTFIRRRYLDPWKTGAQLDPLLPFPFVLMKEDAVSPDLREDDISFCALCDFEVKKHSKHCRTCNRCVDGFDHHCRWLNNCVGKKNYTTFILLMIFVLLLLIIEGATAIAIFIRCFVDKNGIEQELKRKLYVDFPRGVLATISVLLTLMIAYGSAAMGQLFFFHVVLIRKGMRTYDYILAMKEESQSIEMDPFDDSDFSSDLSSDFDSPEKPSFISRFICRGRGVTQNTRRLSIRIDGDPQPSTSTVKQGFRVSIDPWRLIKLSKEKALIAAEKARERIVKQKPPTEEDPLKPLPLETKCGPLTDKNTATAGSGLTPLISKGWMPGSPGRFPSPRRRFSGSSTMFSGIVPSPQQKYRNNFDLKLTEVSRELETYISRQVLCSVIKKDGTEASPR; encoded by the exons ATGAATAGGAGACGCCATGGCTGGCAACGCCCTTTCCACCCTTTGCAG ATTGTGGGAATTGCAGTTTACAGTTTTCTTGTGGTGTCCTTCTATACATTCTTTGGACTTTTCCTGGGAAACAGAATAGCCGAAATCACAGTCACCACAATCTTTTCCTTTGTG GCTGTTTCAGTCATGTTCCTGTTCATAAGGTGCACAGCCACTGACCCAACTGACAAAACCAGCCTTAGGAAGAAGAAACCTAAAGCTCGCAAAGGCTATCCAAAGCTCAATTACGGGTTCATTTTGGGGCAGATTATAGTGAGGTTCTTTAGAAGAATGGAGAGAAAGATCCTCAGGACTTTCATAAGGAGGAGGTATCTCGATCCGTGGAAGACCGGCGCTCAGTTGGATCCATTGCTCCCATTTCCCTTTGTCCTCATGAAAGAAGACGCGGTCTCTCCCGATTTAAGGGAAGACGACATCTCCTTCTGCGCACTCTGCGATTTTGAG GTGAAAAAACACAGCAAACACTGCAGGACCTGCAACCGTTGTGTTGATGGCTTTGATCACCACTGCAGG tgGTTAAACAACTGCGTCGGGAAAAAGAATTACACCACATTTATTCTCCTCATGATTTTCGTTCTGTTATTG CTAATCATAGAAGGAGCAACTGCAATTGCAATATTCATCAGGTGCTTCGTAGATAAAAATGGAATAGAGCAGGAGCTGAAGAGGAAACTCTACGTAGACTTCCCAAGAGGCGTTCTTGCAACGATATCG GTCTTGCTAACTTTAATGATAGCTTATGGTTCAGCAGCAATGGGacagctttttttctttcatgtgGTTCTAATACGGAAG GGAATGAGAACATATGACTATATCCTGGCAATGAAAGAGGAGAGCCAATCTATAGAAATGGATCCATTTGATGATTCAGATTTCTCCTCAGACTTGAGTAGTGATTTTGATTCACCTGAAAAGCCATCATTCATATCACGGTTTATATGCAGAGGACGAGGGGTAACTCAG AACACCAGAAGGCTGTCCATAAGAATTGACGGAGATCCTCAGCCGTCCACCTCAACAGTGAAACAAGGCTTCCGTGTCAGCATTGACCCGTGGAGACTGATAAAGTTGAGCAAGGAGAAAGCACTGATAGCAGCAGAGAAGGCCAGAGAAAGGATTGTGAAACAGAAGCCTCCTACAGAAGAGGATCCACTGAAACCACTACCATTGGAGACAAAATGTGGACCACTCACAGATAAAAACACGGCCACAGCAGGATCAGGCTTAACACCTCTTATATCCAAAGGGTGGATGCCAGGGTCACCCGGAAGGTTTCCAAGCCCAAGAAGGCGGTTTTCTGGTTCATCAACAATGTTCTCTGGCATTGTACCATCGCCACAGCAAAAGTACAGAAACAATTTTGACTTGAAATTGACAGAGGTGTCCAGAGAGCTGGAGACCTACATCTCAAGGCAGGTTCTATGTTCTGTTATAAAGAAGGACGGTACTGAGGCATCCCCAAGATAG
- the LOC18788100 gene encoding protein S-acyltransferase 18 isoform X1, which produces MNRRRHGWQRPFHPLQIVGIAVYSFLVVSFYTFFGLFLGNRIAEITVTTIFSFVAVSVMFLFIRCTATDPTDKTSLRKKKPKARKGYPKLNYGFILGQIIVRFFRRMERKILRTFIRRRYLDPWKTGAQLDPLLPFPFVLMKEDAVSPDLREDDISFCALCDFEVKKHSKHCRTCNRCVDGFDHHCRWLNNCVGKKNYTTFILLMIFVLLLLIIEGATAIAIFIRCFVDKNGIEQELKRKLYVDFPRGVLATISVLLTLMIAYGSAAMGQLFFFHVVLIRKGMRTYDYILAMKEESQSIEMDPFDDSDFSSDLSSDFDSPEKPSFISRFICRGRGVTQFQNTRRLSIRIDGDPQPSTSTVKQGFRVSIDPWRLIKLSKEKALIAAEKARERIVKQKPPTEEDPLKPLPLETKCGPLTDKNTATAGSGLTPLISKGWMPGSPGRFPSPRRRFSGSSTMFSGIVPSPQQKYRNNFDLKLTEVSRELETYISRQVLCSVIKKDGTEASPR; this is translated from the exons ATGAATAGGAGACGCCATGGCTGGCAACGCCCTTTCCACCCTTTGCAG ATTGTGGGAATTGCAGTTTACAGTTTTCTTGTGGTGTCCTTCTATACATTCTTTGGACTTTTCCTGGGAAACAGAATAGCCGAAATCACAGTCACCACAATCTTTTCCTTTGTG GCTGTTTCAGTCATGTTCCTGTTCATAAGGTGCACAGCCACTGACCCAACTGACAAAACCAGCCTTAGGAAGAAGAAACCTAAAGCTCGCAAAGGCTATCCAAAGCTCAATTACGGGTTCATTTTGGGGCAGATTATAGTGAGGTTCTTTAGAAGAATGGAGAGAAAGATCCTCAGGACTTTCATAAGGAGGAGGTATCTCGATCCGTGGAAGACCGGCGCTCAGTTGGATCCATTGCTCCCATTTCCCTTTGTCCTCATGAAAGAAGACGCGGTCTCTCCCGATTTAAGGGAAGACGACATCTCCTTCTGCGCACTCTGCGATTTTGAG GTGAAAAAACACAGCAAACACTGCAGGACCTGCAACCGTTGTGTTGATGGCTTTGATCACCACTGCAGG tgGTTAAACAACTGCGTCGGGAAAAAGAATTACACCACATTTATTCTCCTCATGATTTTCGTTCTGTTATTG CTAATCATAGAAGGAGCAACTGCAATTGCAATATTCATCAGGTGCTTCGTAGATAAAAATGGAATAGAGCAGGAGCTGAAGAGGAAACTCTACGTAGACTTCCCAAGAGGCGTTCTTGCAACGATATCG GTCTTGCTAACTTTAATGATAGCTTATGGTTCAGCAGCAATGGGacagctttttttctttcatgtgGTTCTAATACGGAAG GGAATGAGAACATATGACTATATCCTGGCAATGAAAGAGGAGAGCCAATCTATAGAAATGGATCCATTTGATGATTCAGATTTCTCCTCAGACTTGAGTAGTGATTTTGATTCACCTGAAAAGCCATCATTCATATCACGGTTTATATGCAGAGGACGAGGGGTAACTCAG TTTCAGAACACCAGAAGGCTGTCCATAAGAATTGACGGAGATCCTCAGCCGTCCACCTCAACAGTGAAACAAGGCTTCCGTGTCAGCATTGACCCGTGGAGACTGATAAAGTTGAGCAAGGAGAAAGCACTGATAGCAGCAGAGAAGGCCAGAGAAAGGATTGTGAAACAGAAGCCTCCTACAGAAGAGGATCCACTGAAACCACTACCATTGGAGACAAAATGTGGACCACTCACAGATAAAAACACGGCCACAGCAGGATCAGGCTTAACACCTCTTATATCCAAAGGGTGGATGCCAGGGTCACCCGGAAGGTTTCCAAGCCCAAGAAGGCGGTTTTCTGGTTCATCAACAATGTTCTCTGGCATTGTACCATCGCCACAGCAAAAGTACAGAAACAATTTTGACTTGAAATTGACAGAGGTGTCCAGAGAGCTGGAGACCTACATCTCAAGGCAGGTTCTATGTTCTGTTATAAAGAAGGACGGTACTGAGGCATCCCCAAGATAG